The DNA region TTCAAATCAATTATTCTGAATTTTCGATTTTACTTCTGGCCCCTCTCCTGCCGACAATCGGTCATTCCTCGAATAACGTGAGCGAGACGCAAGCATGGGCAAACTCCCCCTGTGGGTAGGCTGCGGCGCCGGGTTTTCCGGCGACCGTATCGACGCGGCCATCCCCGTGGTCGACACCCTGCGCCGCCGCGAGGGGCAACGGGCGCTCATTTTCGAGACCCTGGCCGAGCGCACCCTGGCGCTGGCTCAGATCGCGCGCCGCGCGAACCCCGACAAGGGCTACGAACCGCTGCTCGATCTCTTCCTGCCGCCCATCCTCGGCCCCTGCCTGGAACACCGCATCGCCATCGTCAGCAATTTCGGCCAGGCCAATCCGGCCGGCGCCGCGCGGCGCATCACCGAACTGGCGCGCCAGGCTGGCTTGCGCGCGCCGCGCATCGCCGTCGTCAAGGGCGACGACCTGACGGCGCGGCCGGACAGCGCCGAGCTGCTGGCGCAGGCGGGCCTGACGCACGAGGGCCAGTTGCTCAGCGCCAATGCCTACCTGGGCGCGGAGCCCATCGCCGCCGCCCTGCGCGACGGCGCGGACATCGTCGTCACCGGCCGCGTGGCCGATCCTTCGCTGGTGCTGGGACCGGCCATGGCGCATTACGGCTGGGATCCCGCCGACTGGGAGCGCCTGGGGCCCGCCACCATGGCCGGCCACCTGCTCGAATGCGGCTCCCAGGTCTCGGGCGGGTATTTCGCCGACCCGGGCTACAAGGACGTTCCCGATCTCGCGCACGTGGGTTTCCCCATTGCCCGCATCGACGCCGACGGCGCTTGTGAAATCGGCAAGGCCGAAGGCACGGGCGGCGTCGTCGACCGCCGGACCGTCACCGAACAACTGCTCTACGAAGTCCACGATCCGGCCTCGTACCTGACGCCGGACGTCGTCGCCGACATCTCGCAGGCGCGGATCACCGAAACCGGGCCGGACACCGTCGCGCTGTCCGGCGTGCGCGGCCATGCGCGTCCGCGCACGCTCAAGGTCAATGCCTACTACGAGGGCGGCTGGCTGGCCGAGGCGGAGATTTCCTACGGCGGCCCGCGCGCGGAGTCGCGCGCGCGGCTGGCCGCCGACGTGGTGCGCGCCCGCCTGGGCGATCGGGCGCACCGCCTGCGCGTCGACCTGATCGGCGTGCTGAGCGTCCTCGCCGACGACCGCGGCAGCCTGCTTGCGCAACGT from Bordetella genomosp. 10 includes:
- a CDS encoding acyclic terpene utilization AtuA family protein, whose protein sequence is MGKLPLWVGCGAGFSGDRIDAAIPVVDTLRRREGQRALIFETLAERTLALAQIARRANPDKGYEPLLDLFLPPILGPCLEHRIAIVSNFGQANPAGAARRITELARQAGLRAPRIAVVKGDDLTARPDSAELLAQAGLTHEGQLLSANAYLGAEPIAAALRDGADIVVTGRVADPSLVLGPAMAHYGWDPADWERLGPATMAGHLLECGSQVSGGYFADPGYKDVPDLAHVGFPIARIDADGACEIGKAEGTGGVVDRRTVTEQLLYEVHDPASYLTPDVVADISQARITETGPDTVALSGVRGHARPRTLKVNAYYEGGWLAEAEISYGGPRAESRARLAADVVRARLGDRAHRLRVDLIGVLSVLADDRGSLLAQRPDGGARDVRLRLAASFARRDDAEALTREVNALYCCGPAGGGGVRTAIRPRLETRSGYIDRDLVQASYEILP